Part of the uncultured Desulfobacter sp. genome, GATGAAAATTTTTGGCCGAAGGCCATCCTGCATGAATGCCGGTGGCACGAAGATTCGTTTGAACTCGGCCCAACTGTGATTTGGTACGCCGGTCAAGCGTTATGGCAACAAAACATCTGATTTTAGCCTTTGCGTTTTGATTCTGATGATAATTCAAGGACCTCTCCCAAATGTTTCATGTGAAACAAAATCTGTGCAACAATCATTTTCCGATATTAATTTATATTAAAGTCACAGGAAATATACACCTACAAGATGTAAGCATGCACCTGGTCCATACCCAGGGTGTCAACGCGTTCAATGGTAAATGAGACGCCGGGGTATGTTCGTGTCAGTGTTTCAAAATTGGTTTTGCGATCGCCCTGGAGCCGGGATAAAGATTTTGGATGGACCTGAAGTACAATTGTTGTTTTTTTATTTGAGACGCCCTGTTTTTTACGAAGGCTTAGAACGGCATCAATCTGTTCGCAGGTCTGGTCCAACATGAGCGCGGATAAAACCAGATGGCCGAAGGCCGGGTGCCAAGGGCCTGCTATCATCTGGTTGGAATCTTCCATCATCTCTGTGGCCTGCAAGCCAATGCGTGCCACAGATACGCCTGCGCGTTTAAAAATTGTGACCATTTTTTTTGTCTGATCAACCGCCTGGTCAAGACTTAACGGCGCATAGCGTCCTGATCGGTACCATTGGGCAAGTTTAGATCCATGCAGTACCAGTAGCGGATAGAGCCTGACAAGATCCGGCTTGAGTTCGGCAATCAATTGTGCAGTACGAACTGCGCCGGCATGGTCATCTCCAGGCAGTCCAACCATGAGCTGTGCCCCGGTTTTAAGACCGTTGCCCTTGAGCAATGCAAGGGCATTTCGGGTGTCTTCACTGGTATGTCCCCTTTCGGCCCGGGCAAGAACGCAATCATCCATGGACTGGACACCTAACTCTACGGTATCAAGACCAAAGGACTGTGCAATCTCCAGGGTGTGCGGTGTGATGGTATCCGGTCGTGTGGAGCAGCGAATGCCATGGATTTGTCCGTCCTGGATCCACGGCTGTGCCGCCTCAAGCAGTGCAACCATCCGGAATGTTTCCAGGCCGAGGAAATTGCCTCCAAAAAATGCCAGTTCAACCCGGGAACGATTTTTGTTAAATTGAAGATAGGTCTTTATAACGTCGGAAAGCCGCGCTGTTTCATGTGAAAGGGTCTGAGCTCGCGACGTTTGGCTTGCGATCAGGCGTTGGTTACAGAAAATGCATAAATGGGGACATCCCTGGTGGGGAATAAAGAAAGGAATGACCAGGGGAGATGACATGGTTTCTTAATCAAGATTCTGGGTTAACATCGCCAGTGCTTTTCTGGCAGCATCCTGTTCTGCTGCTTTTTTGGTCTTTCCGGTACCCATGGTGGAAATCGTATCCAAGTCCAGGCAGATCTCAAATGTTTTGTCATGATCCGGACCCTTTTCCCGGGCAAGGGTATAATATGGTGTCTTGCCAAAATGCTCCTGGGTAAACTCCTGGAGGCCGCTTTTGTAATCGATAAAATCCGATGAGGCCAGAACCTGCTCTAAAGGTTCGTCAAAGAGTCTGTTCACCATGGTTTGCGCCCGGTCAAAACCGGCATCCAGATATACGGCTGCAACCACAGCCTCAAAGGCATCTGACAGGATCGAGTTTTTATCGCTGCCGCCGGAAAGAGCCTCCCCTTTACCCAGCATGATAAAACGCCCAAGATCAATGCTGCGGGCAATTTGCGCAAGGCCGGGTTCACTGACAAGCGTTGAACGCAGGCGGGAAAGATCACCCTCATTTTTCAAGGGATCTCTTTTCATGAGCAGGTGCCCAACGCAGAGCCCTAAAACCGCATCGCCTAAAAATTCAAGGCGTTCATTGTCCGAATCACAGGTGCTTTGATTTTCATTCAGATACGATCGGTGACACAGGGCGTTAAATAAAAAGCCACGGGACTTGAACCGGTAATCTATATTTCGTTCAAGCAGTTCCAGGCGAGGCTCTGTCTGGACTTCCTGGAGGCGGTCGCTCAATGTTTTGAAAACGGACATGGGAATGTTCAGGTCGCCTCTGCCACGGCCAAGATCAACGCCTTTATTAAAACTGCCGTGAAAATCCGTGCCGCCCGTTGCCACCAATCCTTTATTTTTTACAATGTCAGACAGATGTTTTCTAAAGGCGGAATCGTGTCCTGCATAGTAGACTTCAATACCCGCAAGCCCGTCGTCAACCAGCACGTTTACAAATGTATCCAGGTCATGGGGATGCTGAAAATCAATGATGCCCGGATGGGCCAAGACCGGCAGGCCGCCGGCATCGAGAATCAACCGAATCGCCTCTTTGCAGGATATTTTAAATTTATCAACGTAGGCGGGTTTGTTTTTACCCAGGTAAAGGTCAAAGGCGTTGCGGAAATCCGATACGTAGCCTTTTTCCACGAGCAGTTCCGCAATGTGAGGCCGGCCCATCTGCTGGGCACCAAAACGGCTTTTCACCTCGTCAAGGGTAATGTCAAATCCCAGCTTATTAAGTTTTTCGATGATTCGGGGATTTCGGTTATTCCTGGCCTCTGCGGCACGCGCCAGCGCATCATTCAACGCACAGTCGTAAACGGAAAATCCATATCCAAGCATATGAATGCTGCCAAGGGATTTAAACTCAGGCGGGGGCTCACAGGAAATTTCAACGCCGGTGATAAATTCAACCGGATAGGAGGGAACAATATCTTTTATTTCCAGAATTCCGGCAATGGTATCGTGGTCGGTCAGTGCAACTGCCTCAACACCGGTATCTCTGGCCAGATCAAGAAGTTGTCTGGGCGTCAGAGAGCCGTCCGAGGCAGTGGAATGTGTGTGAAGATCAATCAAAACCTGCTGTATAGCTTATGATGAGAATTAAATTCCCAGAGCTTTCTCCATATTTTCTTCACGGGTTTTGCACTTGATGCATTGGGTGGTCACAGGCCGGGCTTTAAGCCTGGCAATGGAGATATCTTCCTCGCACGCTTCACACTGGCCAAAGGTGCCGTTTTCAATGCGCTCCAATGCTTTCTTAACTTTTTTGATCAATTTGTGTTCCCGGTCCCGGATGCGCAGTTCAAAGCTTCTATCCGCCTCATGGGAGGCCCGGTCCGTTGGGTCTGCAAAGTTTTCTTTGGGCTGGGTCATGCCTGTGACGGTTGTGTCGGCATGGGAAAGCAACTCATTGAGCCGTTCAGTCAACAACGCTTTAAAAAATTCCAGATCTTCTTGTTTCATAGTGTTGTCCTTCTCTTAAAGTAGATATTGCGCGACACTAAAAAGTTCACTATTGTATTGCTATAAATTATTACTGTAAAGCTTTTTTGTCAATATTCAGACATTTGTTTATTGTGCCTGGTTAAAATCAGCAGATTCGCGGCAATTGTTCGCCGGTCAGCATATCCACAATCCGGGTGCCGCCGATAAGTGTCTCAAGCACTACACGGCCCGGGTCCTGGTCGGTAACCTCTCCGACAATCACAGCGTCTTTGCCGAATTCATCCCGGCGAATTATATCCAGCACCTTGTCGACATCCGTTTCGGGAACAATGGCGATAAGTTTGCCTTCATTGGCCAGGTACAGGGGGTCAAACCCCAAAAGCTCGCAAATCCCCTGGACCGGCCCGCGCACAGGCAGGCGCTCTTCAAAAAGCCGGATGCCCACCGATGACTGGACGGCAATCTCGTTGAGGGTCGTCCCAAGCCCGCCTCGGGTGGGGTCACGGAGCACATGAACGGGGCTGCCTGATTCAAGTACGGCTTTGACCATGCGATTTAAGGGCGCAGAATCGCTTTGGACATCAGAATCAAATTTCAGCCCTTCGCGTTCGCTTAATATGGTGACCCCGTGGTCGGCAATGGTACCTGAAACAATTACCTTGTCGCCGGGCCGTGCCCCCTGACCTGATACATTGACGCCTTCGGCAAGAAGGCCGATTCCGGAGGTGTTGATGAATATTTTGTCGACCTTTCCCCGGGGCACCACCTTGGTATCTCCGGTAATGATCCGTACTCCGGCCTTTTTGGCTGCCTTGGCCATGGATTCAAGAATGCGTTTAAGATCGGTAACGGCCATGCCTTCTTCAATGATCAGCCCCACGGATATGTATAAGGGTGTTGCCCCGCACATGGCCACGTCATTGACGGTACCGTTCACGGCAAGCTCGCCGATATTTCCTCCGGGGAAAAAAATGGGATCCACGGTATAAGAATCCGTTGAAAAAGCCATCCGGCCTGCGGGTACGTCAAAAACCGCTCCATCGTCCTGCTTTGCCAACAGTGTGTTGTCGAACAAAGGCAAAATCAGTTCTGAAAACATGGCATGGGAAACCTTGCCCCCGGCTCCGTGATCCAGAATAATTGTATCGTTGTGTGTCATCGTCATTTCCTTAAGTTACCTGGCTCCTTATCTTCAAATAAAACATTCGGTTTGAGGGTCAACGGGTCCAGGCACATTGTTCTTGTATTTTATCAGCTGTATTTGTAAAAGGCGGCACAGGCCCCTTCGCTGGAAACCATGCAGGGGCCCACCGGATGCATGGGTGTGCAGGCTTTTTTATACAGTCGGCACTGGTCCGGGCGTTTTAATCCCATTAAAATCCGGCCGCAGTCGCATCCGGCAGGCTCAGGGGTGTCCGGTACCGACATGTTAAATTTTTGGGCCGCATCAAATTCATCAAACGATTTTTTGAGCACCATGCCGGAATTGGGAATATTGCCAATCCCCCGCCAGCGGGCATCGGCTTTTTCAAAGACCTGATTCATGATTTCCCGGGCTTTGGGGTTCCCGGTATCTGCCACGGCCCGGGGATAGGCGTTAACCAGTTGGGGCGTGTTTGATTCATTCTGTTCGACCAGTTTGAGCACCGCCTTGAGAATGTCCACGGGCTCAAATCCGGTAACCACCGCCGGTATCCGGTATTTTTCAAAGGTCTGGGCAAAGGCGCCAAGTCCTGTAATGACCGAGACGTGACCGGGCAGAATAAATCCGTCGATCTCCACGCCGTCGGTTTCCATGAGGGCGGCCAACGCCGGCGGGGTCAGTTTATTTGCCGTGTAAATACTGAAATTTTTCAGTCCTTGGGCTTTGGCCGTCAACACCGCACCGGCAATGGTGGGGATGGTGGTCTCAAAACCCACAGCGCAAAACACCACCTCTGCGTCCGGGTTTTCCTTGGCAATGGCCAGGGCATCGAAAATGGAATAGACCATGCGGACATCAGCCCCTTTGGCCTTTTCCGCAGCAAGGCTGGCACCGGACCCCGGCACCTTCATCAAATCGCCAAAGGTGGTCAAAATCACATCGGGTCTGCGCGCCAGTATCACATAGGCGTCAATGTCCTTCTGGGCAGTGACGCACACCGGGCACCCCGGTCCTGACAAGAGGGTAATGGTATCGGGCAGCACCGACCGGATACCGTAACGGAAAATGGCCATGGTATGGGTGCCGCACACCTCCATCAACCGCAACGGTCGGGTGCTTTTTTCACGAATCCGGGCCACCAGGGCCTTTGAAATTTCAGGGTCTTTAAATTCCTGATTATATGTCAAACTCATGGATTACCTTTAATTTTGATGTGGGTTAAGCCCTAGGATGGACAAGAACGGATCACCCCATGGCTTTTGTTGGTTGTTGCAAGGCGGCCGCCGCCATGGCCTGCCCCAGGGCAATGCCGCCGTCCCCGCAGGGGACAATGCTGTGGGTATAAACCTGAAAGCCCTTTGTTTTGAGCAGGCGACTGATCTGGGAAAAGATCATATCATTATTAAATACCCCGCCGGACAGAACTATCCGTTCAAGGCCGGTTTCCTGGCCGACCTTTGCGACGGCTTCCACCATCATGTTCGATAATGCAAGGTGAAACCGGGCTGCAATTTTGCCCCGGGGCACGTCCTTTTTGACGTCCGTTACGATCTGTTTCACCCCGGGGGCGATGTTTATAATCCGGCAACCGTCATCCCCTGGTGTTATGTCAAATGCGTAAGCCGTGTCTGTGGATGCGTCAGGATCTGCCGCGGCCTCCAGGGCAATGGCAGCCTGGCTGTCGTAGGAAATTTCATGGCAGATCATTAAGAGTGCGGATACCGCGTCAAACAGGCGGCCGGTGCTGGATGTCAAAGGGGTGTTGATCTGCCGGTCCATCATCTGAATTAAAAATGAAAGCTTGGATTTGTCCAAAGAGCGGACAAATGGGATATCCAGTTCCATTATCTCTGATCCGTATACCTTGTATAACAGGGCCACCGCCATGCGCCAGGGAGACGTCACCGCCGCATCCCCGCCCGGCATGGGCAGGTAATCCAGGCGGGCCTGACGTTCAAAACCCGCATAGGTACAGGTCAGGACTTCTCCGCCCCAGATGTGGCCGTCCGTGCCCAGGCCCGTGCCGTCCAACACCAGGGCAATCACCTCGCCGTCCAGGTGGTTTTCCGCCATACACGACAGGGCATGGGCATGGTGGTGCTGGACCCCTATCAGGGGGAGTCCTTGGGCTTCAAGACGCTTGGCGAACTGTGTGGAGAAATACCCCGGGTGCAGGTCGTGGGCAACGCACACCGGCCGGATATCCAGAATTTTTTGCATATGGGCAATGGTCTCTTTGTAAAAATTCTGGACCTGAATGGATTCCAGATCCCCAATGTGTGGGCTTAAAAAAGCATACTGATCCCGGGTCAAACAGATGGTGGATTTCATACCGGCACCGCAGCCAAGAATGTTGGCAACTTTGTCATCTGTCGGCGGGGTAATATCCACGGGCAGGGGGGCGTAGCCCCTGGACCGGCGCAGAAACCGCAATTTTTTTTGCTGAATTTTGGTAATGGAATCATCTGCTCTGAAGTAGATATCCCGGTTGTGAAGCAGAAAATAGTCGGCAATATGGGAAAAGGAATCCAGGGCGTCGGAATTGTCAATGGAAAGCGGTTCGCCGGACCGGTTCCCCGAGGTCATGACCAGAATGTCGGGCCCTTTGTCCAGGAGCAGATAGTGCAGCGGTGTATAAGGCAGCATGATGCCCAGACAGGGATTGTCCGGTGACAGAGTAGGGGCCAGCCCCGCACCCGTAGATTGGGACGCCGCCTTTTTTTTCAGCAATACGATGGGCCGATGATAGGATAACAGCAGCGCTTTTTCACTGTCATCCATGTGAACATGGTCGAACAGGTGAGAATTCCAGGCCGCCATCAGGGCAAAGGGCTTATGGGGCCGTTTTTTACGGTGTCGCAGCAGATCTACCGACGTTGCATTGGCGGCATCCACAGCCAGGTGAAACCCGCCAAGCCCCTTGACGGCAACGATTTTGCCCTGCCGGAGCAAACGGGCCGCAAGGGCGATGGCCTGGGCCGGATCATTGCCGTCCACCCGGTTTCCCGTATTATCCGTCAAAAACACCTGGGGGCCGCAAACCGGGCAGGCATTGGGCTGGGCATGGAACCGCCGGTTTAAGGGATCTTCATACTCTTTGCGGCAGTCCGGACACATGGCAAAGGATTTCATGGATGTTTTGGGACGGTCATAGGGAATATCCTGGATAATCGTGTATCTTGGCCCGCAATTGGTACAATTGATAAACGAATATTCAAACCGGCGGTCGGTGGGGTCCTGCATCTCTTTGAGACAATCGGGGCACACCCCGACATCCGGGGAGATCAGTGCTGACCTGGTTTGGGTCTGACGGCTTTTGATGATCGTAAAACCGGTCAGGTCCAAAGGGGGCGTATCCGTTGCAACGATTTTGAAATTTGTGACAGCGGCGGTTTTTTTTTAGGAATATCCACGAGGAACGCGTCCAGATCCCCTGGTGCGCCCTGGATAAAAAGCGCCACGCCCGAGGCGGTATTGGACACATGGCCGCAAATATGATGCCTATGGGCCAACCCAAATAAAAAAGGGCGGAATCCAACACCCTGGACCACCCCTGATATGTTAACCTTTTTTGCCGACAGACCCGAAGAACCCATTTAAAATGTCAGGCCCGGCCGCCACCCAGTTCAAGTATTTTGCGCATGTCTTCAATGGTTTGCAAGGCAGCTTCTTCATCCACCTTTGAAATGGCAAATCCGGCATGGACAATAACATAATCCCCGATACCGGCATCCTCGAGCAGCATCAGGCTGGCTTCCCGGACCACCCCGTCCACTTCTACTTTTGCCAGGGCGTCGTTGATTTCAATAATTTTTGAAGGTACAGCTAAACACATAGGTTTTAAATTCCATCCTCTTGTTTTTATTTTAAATCACCAAAGCCAGTATATCACTAAGTCGTCCTATGAACAAACCCAATTCGTTTTATTTAAGCAAAGCGTGTTTTGAATATTTTCGGCCCGAATGGTAATGAATTTGAAAAGTATATTCAACAATATCATTGTTGCCGTGAAACGTCTTTAAGCTTCAACGACGTTTTCAGCAAAAATGTTAGAAGCGGTTTATGCACGGTTGGGTGCGTTACCAATTGAGAAGTTCGTTGATCTCCTCTTCGGTGAGCAGGTTTTTAAGATCTTGCCGGCGGCGATCCCCGTTCTTTCTTCGTTCCTGCTTTCTACGGTCAACGCCGAGCCGTGCATTGGTTATTGAGCGCCACCACTCACAAAAAGATCGGCGCTGTTTACTTGAGCTGTTTCGAAAATCATGCCGACGTTCAACCCTGCTGCGTCTGTCTGTATTGCTGCGCCGGTTGTGCTTGTTTTGGCGTCGGTCTTTTGGGTAGGGGATTTTAGGAGGGTTCGTCATGTCTAACACTACTCTCTTTTTTTGTCTGCCTTTTTCTTATCTGCACCGGGGCCTTTATATGGGCAATCCTTTGCACACCGACTGCCTTCTATCCCCGGCTGTTTTTCGAGACTTCATAGGACAGGAATTTACTTTTTGTCAACCCAAATATAAAACGCGTGCGGAAGATTGTGATCCCGGCACCATTCTGATATATCCTGATTTATCATGGCATATATAAATAAACAGATGCTCACGGCTGTGGTGGCTGATGAACACGGCAATATTTTTGAGTTGGACGGGTATGCTGCGGCCGGCATGTCCGGCGAAGAGTTTTACATTCTGACAAAATCCGGGACCTGTCCCATGCCCCATGGCAGTGAACTGATGATGCTGCCCGACAGGGCGCCCATTGTGTTCAACCTGGTCTCCGACCAATTTGAAATTCTTGAAACCAATCCCTACCAGCCGGAGCAGCGTATTTATCCGGTGGGGGTGTTCAACTCCCCGGGCTATGTGAATCAGCATTTTTGCGCCTACGATGACGCCGGAATTCAGACCCCCCTGCCCCTGTTTTCCTATGGTGCCGTGGGATTTGGAAAAAATGATTTCAGATCGGCCGCCCTTCAGGTGGATGACGAACCCCGGCAGGATCTACGGTTAATGCCCATTGACCAGGTGCAGAAAGGTGTTGAAAAATACAGAAAAAAATATCCGGCCAACCGGCTGATGCGTCATCTTGAAAAATGTGCCCTGGAATACGGGTGTCCTGCCGGTAAAAATTTTTTCCTGGGCCGGTATGAAGCCCCGCTGCCCACCTCTGTGGTCTGCAACGCCCGTTGCCTTGGATGCATCTCCCTTCAAACGGAAAATAATTTGTGCGCCTGCCAGGACAGAATCGCGTTTATCCCTGATCCCGAAGAGATTGCCGGTGTTGCCCTGGAACATATCCTGAAAGTTGAAAAGGCCGTGGTCAGTTTCGGCCAGGGATGCGAGGGTGAGCCGTTAACTTCGGCGGATGCCATTGAACAGGCCATTGTGTTGATCCGGGAAAAGACCGGCCATGGAACGATCAACCTGAACACCAATGCCAGTTTGCCCGACCGGGTGGAACGGTTGTGCAGCGCAGGGCTCGACAGCATGCGCGTGAGTATGAACTCGGTCCGAAAAGAGTGTTATACCGCCTACTTTAGACCCAAGTCTTATTGTTTTGAAGATGTTGTGGACAGCATCAAACGGGCCCGGGCAAAGGGCCGTTTTGTGGCAATCAATTATCTGAATTGCCCGGGCTTTACCGATTGCCGGCAGGAAAAAAAGGCGCTTATGGATTTTATCCACGACACGGACATTAACATGATTCAGTGGCGCAATTTGAATTTCGACCCCCGAAATTATATCCGCATTATGGAACATGCCGCCCCGGGTGGTGACCCCACCGGCATGGCAAACCTGATAAAGGCCTTGAGTCAGGCCTTTCCCCGTCTTATCCACGGCTATTTCAATCCACCCCGATAATAGTATTGAAAAACCTTGCTCGATTTGATTTAATCCATAGTTTATTATTAAATGGTAGTTAACTTGTTAAGGAAAGGGCGGCATGTTACCCGATATCAGCGGCATCATTATAATAGCCGGCAATTACGGCAGCGGCAAAAGTGAGACGGCTGTTAATCTGGCAGCCGTCTCCCGGCGGGCAGGAAAACGTGTCAAGATAACGGATCTGGATCTGGTCAACCCCTATTTCAGAAGCCGGGACGCCCAAAAGCCCCTGGCGGATCTGGGTGTGGAAGTAATCCTGCCTGATAAAAAATACATGCATGCGGACCTGCCCATCCTCTCCCCGGCGGTGGCCGGCATGATTAGAAATCCGGCCCAGGTGACCATTTTGGATGCCGGCGGTGATGATGCCGGGGTAAAGGTGCTTGCGGCCCTGGCTGACGTGCTTGAAAAAGGTGATGTCAAACTGCTCCAGGTGATCAATCCATTGCGTCCTGAAACCAGCGATGTTCAAGGCTGTCTCAGGATAAAGGCCAAAATTGAAGCGGCCGCAAAATTGCCTGTCGCAGGCTTGATATCCAATGCCAACCTTCTTGACGAAACCACAGCGCAAATTATTTATGACGGCTACAATCTGGTGCGCCGGGTATCCGAAGCCACCGGTCTTAATATTGAATTTATAACAGCGTCCACCAGGCTTTTGCCTCAACTTGAAGCGGAACGGATCCCTTGCCCGATCCTGCCCATTGACCGGTTGCTGGCTCCCCCCTGGACACGCACTTAACACCAAGGAGTACTACTTACAATGGCCTATAAACACATTATTGATGTCGAAAGATGCAAAGGGTGCGGTCTTTGTGTGCATTTCTGTCCGAAAGACGTGCTTGAGATCTCCGATAAGGTTAATGCAAAAGGGCATTTCCCGGTCTTCCAGGCCAGACCGGAGGACTGCATTTATTGCGCCATCTGCTGCAACATGTGTCCGGATGTGGCAATTAATATAGTTGAAGAACAGAATGCTTAATCATTTATTTTTAAGGATATAAGGACAATGGCAAAAGTCTTAATGAAAGGCAATGAAGCAATCGGCGAAGCCGCCATCAGGGCTGGCTGTCTGAACTATTTTGCATACCCGATCACACCCCAGTCGGAAGTTGCCGAATATCTGAGCAAACGCCTGCCCGAAGTGGGCGGTGTGTTCCTCCAGGGTGAAAGTGAAGTGGCTGTCGGGTATATGATTTTTGGCGCATCCGGTGCCGGAGAGCGTGTGATGACCACCTCGTCATCCCCGGGTATCAGCCTGATGAGCGAAGCAATTTCCTATATTGCCGGGGCCGAGTGTCCGGCCGTATTTGTCAATATCATGAGAGGTGGCCCGGGATTGGGCGGGATTTTGCCGTCCCAGGGTGATTACTTCCAGGCAACCAAGGGTGGCGGTCACGGCGACTATCACCTGATGGTCCTGGCGCCGGACGGGGTTCAGGAAGCTGTGGAGATGACCATGCAGGCGTTCCCCCTGGCTGAGAAATATAGAAACCCGGTCATGATCATGGGCGACGGCATGATCGGTCAGATGATGGAACCGGTGGAGTTCCCCGATGATCTGAAAACCGAACCCACCAATAAGGATGACTGGGCCACCAACGGTATGGCCACCCGAAAGAGCAAAAAACCGAATCTGGTGAAATCGTTGTTCCTGGATCCGGCTGAATTGAACCAGCATAACATGAATCTTAAAGCCAAATACGAACAGATGAAAAAAGAAGATGTTCAGTATGAGCTTTATAATACGGACGGTGAGTATCAAATCCTGCTGGCAAGCTACGGCACCATGAGCCGTGTATGCCGCACCGCCATTGACATGCTCAAGGAAGAGGGCATTGAGGCGGCCATGTTCCGGCCCAAGACGCTGTTTCCCTTTCCTGAAAAACAGGTCCATGATGCCGCAGTCAAAGAGAGCTGTAAATGTGTCATCAGCATTGAAATGAGCATGGGGCAGATGGTGGAAGATGTCCAGCGGTCCGTGATGGGCAAAAAACCGGTGGAGTTCTACGGGGAGTGCGGTGGTGAAGTGCCGTCACCTGAAAGAATCATCGAAATTGTAAAAGAACTGATCGGGTAAGAGGCCGGTCAAGGAGAAAATAATGGGAAAAGCTTTTTATACGCCGGAGGCGTTAACAGACAATCACACCCACTATTGTCCCGGCTGCACCCATGGCATTGTCCACCGGCTGGTGGCCGAGACCATAGACGAGTTGGGCATCCGGGAAAAGACTGTGGGTATCGCCCCTGTGGGCTGCGCCGTCATGATCTACAACTACTTTGACTGTGATTTCCAGGAAGCCGCCCACGGCAGGGCCCCTGCCATGGCGACCGGTATAAAGCGGGTGCGCCCGGATCTGACGGTATTCACCTACCAGGGAGACGGGGACCTTGCCAGTATCGGCATGGGTGAAATCATCCATGCTGCCAACCGGGGGGAGAAATTTACCGTTATCTTTATCAACAACGCCATTTACGGCATGACCGGCGGTCAGATGGCCCCCACCACCATGCCCGGCCAGCGGGCCACCACAGCACCGGCCGGCCGCGATACGGCCCAGACCGGCATGCCCATTCGCATGGCCAATCTGATGAGTGAAATTGTGACCCCAGGGTTTGTGACTCGGCAGGCCGTGCTCAAACCCCAGATGGTTAATAAATGTAAAAAGGCGATTAAAAAGGCGTTCCAGTACCAGATGGACAATACCTGTTTCAGCTTCGTGGAGGTGGTCTCCACCTGTCCCACCAACTGGGGTATGACACCCATCAATGCATTGAAATGGGCCGAAGAAAACTTGCTGCCTTATTATGAACTGGGCGATTATAAAACCCCTGAAGACGCCAACTAAATTGGGAGAGACCCATGCAGACAGAAATTAAATTTGCAGGATTCGGCGGCCAGGGCATTCTTCTCAGTGCCAAGCTGCTGGCCTATGCCGCAATGAAGCAGGGATCCCAGGTTGCCTGGATTCCTTCGTACGGACCTGAAATGCGGGGCGGCACCGCATATTGCACCGTTGTGATCAGTGACAAACTCATTGGATCACCCATCATAAAAAATCCCACCCACCTTGTGGCCATGAACCGGCCCTCCCTGGAAAAATTTGACGACACCATCAAGCCCGGCGGGATTGTATTTATTAACTCTTCATTAATCCCGGTCAGAAGCCGGCG contains:
- a CDS encoding 2-oxoacid:acceptor oxidoreductase family protein, with product MQTEIKFAGFGGQGILLSAKLLAYAAMKQGSQVAWIPSYGPEMRGGTAYCTVVISDKLIGSPIIKNPTHLVAMNRPSLEKFDDTIKPGGIVFINSSLIPVRSRRKDVTELLVPANDIAIEAGSVRAANIVALAAFAAKSKLVDLDLLKKCIKEEFAAKAKIIPLNMDAFDRGVAVAQA